From the genome of Triticum aestivum cultivar Chinese Spring chromosome 3B, IWGSC CS RefSeq v2.1, whole genome shotgun sequence, one region includes:
- the LOC123069615 gene encoding peroxidase 49 encodes MATSMVCLVALCLVSPLLLAGAVHGNPGYGGLFPQFYDHSCPKAKEIVHSMVAQAVARETRMAASLVRLHFHDCFVKGCDASVLLDNSTNIISEKGSNPNKNSLRGFEVVDQIKAALEAACPGTVSCADILALAARDSTILVGGPFWDVPLGRRDSLGASIQGSNQGIPAPNNTLPTIITKFKRLGLNVVDVVALSGGHTIGLSRCTSFRQRLYNQSGNGLADGTLDVSFAAQLRQGCPRSGGDDNLFPLDAVSSTKFDNFYFKNILAGRGLLSSDEVLLTKSAETAALVKAYANDVHLFFQHFAQSMVNMGNITPLTGSQGEIRKNCRRLNNFH; translated from the exons ATGGCGACCTCCATGGTCTGCCTGGTAGCGCTCTGCCTCGTGTCTCCGCTGCTCCTcgccggcgccgtccacggcaACCCGGGCTACGGCGGCCTGTTCCCGCAGTTCTACGACCACTCGTGCCCCAAGGCAAAGGAGATCGTGCACTCCATGGTGGCGCAGGCCGTGGCCAGGGAGACCAGGATGGCCGCCTCCCTCGTCAGGCTGCATTTCCATGACTGCTTCGTCAAG GGGTGCGACGCGTCCGTGCTGCTTGACAACAGCACCAACATCATCAGCGAGAAGGGGTCCAACCCCAACAAGAACTCCCTCAGGGGCTTCGAGGTCGTCGACCAGATTaaggccgccctcgaggccgcctgCCCCGGCACTGTCTCCTGTGCCGACAtcctcgccctcgccgcccgtgaCTCCACTATCCTC GTTGGCGGGCCTTTCTGGGACGTGCCGCTCGGGCGGAGGGACTCTCTTGGCGCCAGCATCCAGGGCTCCAACCAAGGCATCCCGGCGCCCAACAACACCctccccaccatcatcaccaagttCAAGCGCCTCGGCCTCAACGTCGTGGACGTCGTCGCGCTCTCAGGTGGCCACACCATCGGCCTCTCCCGGTGCACCAGCTTCCGGCAGAGGCTGTACAACCAGTCGGGCAACGGCCTCGCCGACGGCACGCTGGACGTGTCCTTCGCCGCGCAGCTGAGGCAGGGCTGCCCCCGCTccggcggcgacgacaacctctTCCCGCTCGACGCCGTCAGCTCCACCAAGTTCGACAACTTCTACTTCAAGAACATCCTCGCCGGCAGGGGACTCCTGAGCTCCGACGAGGTGCTGCTCACCAAGAGCGCCGAGACGGCGGCGCTGGTGAAGGCGTACGCCAACGACGTGCACCTCTTCTTCCAGCACTTTGCGCAGTCCATGGTGAACATGGGCAACATCACGCCGCTCACCGGGTCGCAGGGCGAGATCAGGAAGAACTGCAGGAGACTCAACAACTTCCACTAA